Within the Thermocladium sp. ECH_B genome, the region GGGATTGGCGGGCGGCGGAACAATGCCCTCAGTAACCCAGGGCTGGAAGTCATATATGGAGGCCCCCACCAAGTAAACATCATCGCGCCACCTAGCGACGACGGGGTACCTCCCCACCCTGGCGTGTCCCCTCTTCTCGAAGAATGAGAGGAACTTCTCCCTAACATCGGCCACCGAGGATGGCCTATAGGTGCCGGGCGGGTTACCTATGAAGCCGTATGGAGTGCAGGGCTGATCCCCGCAATTATCCTGCTTATCGTTCAGTGTCCAATAATGATGCCCACAGTAGGGGCACTTCCCCCTCCTGAAACCGTTCTCCCTGAATAGCCTCGTCCTCAGCAATTCCTCGTCAAAAACCATGCATCAACTCCAACTCCCCTTAATTTAAGATTTCCCTCCACGACCAATAGTTATTGGTCGGTTAGCGGCTTTATCGGCGTCAATGCTTAAAAATGCGTATTGGAGGGTTCATTCATGTCCAAGACAAGCAATGTAGTGGTTTGCCCCTCATGTGGTTTCCTGGGGTCCCCCAGCGAGGACTTGGCAAGTAAGGTTCAGGCCCTTGACTCCATGAAGTGCCCCAAGTGCAAGGCCGACGTAACTATAAGGGATGCCGCTGCCCACATGGAGAAGCACATAAAGGTTCAGGGAAAGAATTATGTCTGCGACATCTGTAACTCGAAGCTGCCCAGCATGGGTGCGGCCGAGAGACACGTTAAGCAGCACCTAATTCTCCAATTAAGCGGAACGGGCTTAAATAGATTCATTTGCCTCGTGTGTGGGAGGGAGTTCCTAACCATGAAGGCCGCATTGGCCCACATGAAGGCCCATCAATGAGCCTCGAGGCCCATGGCTAAATAATCATGGGCGTGCCCCGTCACGGCTTTTGCGTTATCTAATCAGCCCCAAGTTCCTCATCATTGTTCAGGGGCCTGTGTTCTCCTCATTGCTTCCGCTCCTAAATGGGTAAGGCTTTAAGCATTGGCGTTGCGGCGAAGCAGTGCTGGAGATATACCTGGGCAAGGAGCACGGCGAGGCAGTTATGGAGGAATTGAAGATCTTGGGGGTAACCGAGTTGATTGAGGGTGGCCCCACTATGCTCTTTGGCAGGAGGGTGCTGGGGAAGGGCCAGAACGCTGTCGTGATTAGGTGTAGGCATGAGGTGGTTGAGGGCGAGTGGGCATGTAAGTTGAGGCGGAGGGATGCCTCGAGGCCCAGCTTATTTTGGGAGGGCTATATCCTTCGCTTGGTTAATGGTATCGGCATTGGTCCCCGGCTCCTGACTTTCTCTAGGAACGTGGTAATTATGGAGGAGGTGCTCGGCGAGTCGCTGAATAAATCTCTTAATCCAGATGTTGCTCGGCGATTACTGGAGCAGGCCAGGAGGCTTGACGTGATGGGGATCAGCCATAACGAGTTGGGGAGAGGCGGGAGGCATGTGGTGGTTAGGAATGGGGAACCCATTATCCTGGACTTCGAGTCGGCGACAATTAATGGAAGCAGGAGCAATGTTCTTCAATTAATCAATGCCTTGGTGGGCGGCGCGCCCGAGCTGCGTGGCGCTGCGAGGAGGTATAAGGTGGAGAGGAGTGATGAGGCCTTCAGAGAGTTGGTTGAGGGCGTGGTGAGGTTAATGGAGAGGCGTGTCCGCTGAGCCATAACTCGACATCGGTGGCCTTGAGTCCCGGTTCATTCATCTATTGCTGTTAGGAATGGGGGCGTTGATGTTCGTAGGGGCTCCGGGGATGGGGTTTCCAGCAAGGCTTTTTTGGGAGCCATTAGTCCTTGTTTAGTTCCTCGAATATCTTCCATATCCTATCATTTACGTGATGAATGTTTTGAATGACTTTCCCCTTGCTCATTCCAATCATGTCGCCACTTGAGTATAGTGCTACCCCAACCGCTATGACTAGTCCCCGTGGATCCCTCACGAGAACTATGCTTCCCTTGCTGAAGTTCCCGCTTATCGTCTTTATTCCGGGCCTCATCACGTCCGCCCCGCCCGCCACGTGGCTGACGGCTCCTTGATCCACATCTATTAAGCCGTACCTATCCTGTAATTGGGGGTTCCTATTTATGAATGGGATAGTGGGGAACCTATACTCCCTCTTCACGCCCTCAATTATTAATTCAGTGACTGCCAGTATAGGCATTTTCTCGGCCACGTAGAGAGTTAAGTCCTCTAACCCATAATTCTCCAATTCGCTTAATCCCCTCAAGTAATCGCTGAGCTCCGGCACCGCGTTGATTAATTCCTTCATGTCGCGCTTGCTCAGGAGGTGCCTCTTCACGAAATAATATGGAGCCGGTGGTATAAAAACTAAGCGAATGAGGGGCAAGCAAGGAAACTGCCCAGCCCTCGCTTGATCATGGAAAAGGAAAGCAAAAATAATTATTTAAATCAAAAATAATTTGGTTTAAATTGCTGGGTCTTTCACCAGCAGTGCCTCCATCCGTGCCTGGCTCCCCATGCAGGATATGGCGGCCACGCTTGCCAGGGACCCCACGTTGAGAGCGCGGCCCTGCCCGCCTCCGTTAGCTCAAGGTACTCCTCNCCGCCCTCGCTTANTCGCTTGGCGAGCCCAGCCGCGAGTAGNCCNGTTACTGCCCAGTCAAAGGCGGAGCCGTAAAGCGGCGCCTCCTGCCTGAGTTGGTTTATCTTTTTCCTACCCCCCTCCAACTGCTGGAGGAGGGCTTGTATCCCCATCCACATCATTCCCCTCATATTTACCCGATAACGCTTCAGTTATCGGATATATAAACCTAACCCCAATGAGAAAGGAGAGAAAATAAAAACCGCCGCACACATGAAGCAAGCATGACCATAACAGTGATAGACCACCCACTGGCACAATCAATAATCACAATGCTAAGAGACAAGAGAACAGGCCAAATAGAGTTCAGGAAGGGACTAGTGAGGCTTGGCCGGCTCATGGGGTACGAGGTCGCCAAGTCATTCCCAACAAGGGNNGTGGAGGTCGAGACGCCGCTCGGAGTAAGAACCAGGGGAGTAANNATGGACATGGGCGATGTAGTTATAATTCAAATACTGAGGGCAGCAATGCCGATGGTGGAGGGCCTCCTCAAGGTATTCCCAATGGCCAGAATGGGAGTGATAAGCGCCAAGAGGAGGGAGGAAACGCATGAGAGGGGCTCCATGGAGTTCGAGATAGAGATGAATTACGTGAGGATACCAAGGATCCAGCGGGACACAACAGTGATGGTGGTGGATCCAATGCTCGCCACTGGATCCACAATGATAGCTGCATTAAACACAGTGAGGGAGAAGGGGGAGCCCAGGAGAATGATACTGATAAACGCCATTGGCACTAAGCAAGCAATAGATCGAGTACTAGGAAGATACCCCCAGGCAGACATATACCTAGCAGCAATAGACCCAGAAATCAACGAAAACGGATACATAATACCAGGACTAGGAGACGCAGGAGACAGAGCATACGGAGAAGCATAAAAATAATAAAAAATAATAAAAATATTTTTTTATTTTAAAAATGCCTAATATAAGCCTTTTACGATGATGATACGGTAAACGGGTACGTTTGACCTGAGGTAGTAGTTAATTCGCCCGAGTATTGAGTGCCAGCAGTCAACGTTACAGATCCAGTGCACACAGAAATAGAATCACCACTACCAACACCACCGATAGTAATAGAAGCAGAAGTAGTAGAAGGAGTAGCTACTGTATTACCACTACTAGTAGAAGAAACGTATGCCCCGTTACCTGCAGGTAAGGTAATAATTAATTGGGCACCTTGAGTTCCTGGTTGAATAGCTATTGCCGTTGAGAAGGTGCATGTTAATCCGCCTAGAGTGAAGCCGTTTATCCCTATTGATGAGCTTGAGGGATTGCTTAACACTAAGGTCAATTGACTATTTGAGCCACTTGTGGAACCTATTGTTAATCCCAGCGCTTGTACGTTGAGTGTTGCTGTTTTTGCTGATGAGCCGGCGAGGCCGAAGACCCATACGGCCACCGCTACTGCGAGGGCTATGGCCACCGCTATTAGTATTATTGTGGCCACGACATTGCTTATACCCTTCCTATTCCTAATTTGAGGTGCCATATGTAATTGCAATAGCTCCACTATTTAAATATTATCCTATTACAGGTGCGGCGGGGGAGTTGGCCGTTTCATTTGCGCTTAATGGATTGGGTGAAGTTTTAAAAGCTGGCCTGGGCGGTGCATTTCATGAGTTGGTCAGTTGATTACGGCGACTTAATTGAGTTGGTGAGGAGGCGATTCGGGGTCTCGATTGGGGAGGATCAGGTTGCGCGGGCTAGGGCCACGTTCCGCATTAGTTGGAAGAGCAGCATAGATGTGGCTAGGGCAATTAAGGGCCTCACGCTGGAGCAGGCTAAGCAGTACTTGGAGAGCGTAGTAAGGGGCGAGGCACCGGTCCCCGTTAAGGGCCATGATAAGAAGAGGCCCCATCACTCGGTGCCTTGGAGGGGTTGGCCAGTTGCTCGGTGGCCCAAGAGAACCGCCGAGGCCTACCTAGAGTTGCTGGAGAACCTCGAGGGGAACTGCACGTATAAGGGCTTAAATGCATCTAACGTGGTCATAATTCACGCTGCATCCAGCAAGGGCGCGAAGATACCGGGCTACATGCAGAGGGCATTTGGGCGATCAAGTCCATGGTACAATTACGAAGTGAATGTAGAGGTGGCTGCAGCCGAGCTCCCAACAGAGCTGGTTCCAAAGAAGCTCAGCCCAAGCAGGATACTTAAGAACAGCTGACCTCCTCCCCGCCCTGAAGGGCGAGGCTTTCCGCCCCCTTAACCCCCATTTCGGTAAGAATCCCATCCTCTGCACTTCCCCTAAGAGTCCAATGCCTTGTCGCATTCACGATTGAATCAAGGTCACGGTTCCCGGCCTTAATTTGTCTGGATCACTCATTAGGAACCCTATGGGGTTGATTCTATCCCCTATCTCCAAGTTGCTTATGGCTATTATTAATTGCTTGTTTTTCGGCACATAAATCACTTCCCCCCTCCTCGCGAATGTTCTGAAGGTCTCCGGCCCAGTTCCTAGGTCTAGGGGTATTATTGCCTGTGGCCCCGCCTTAATGATCGATGCATTGAGGGGCAGGGAAGCAAGTAATTTACTGACGGTTATGGGTGCCGCGGATGTTTCCAACTTAATCTCTACCTGTGAACCATCCCTGAACCTGAGGGCAAGCTTCATCTTGAACGCCTCGCTTGAGACGCATGACTTATAAATGCTTTTCCAATGCAAGTGATAATGCCTAATAGGGACGAAATCAGGAGGGCGCTGGATCCAATCCTCGGCGGGCGAGCCATAGATAACGGCGAGGATAGGGCTTGGCTATATTATGCTGAGGTCAAGGGGGGCCGGGATAAAATGGATGAGACAGTGAAGAGGGTTGAGGAGGCTCTACAGGGCTTAAACGCCAGGAAACTGGAAGAGGGGGACTCAGTGATATTCACCACAAAGAGCGAGGCAATAGCCATAATCCACGTATGGGCCTAAGCGCTCGCTCCAATCCCCACACTAAAGGGCGAGGTTCACCGCTCGCTTCAGGAACCCGCCCCGTCTCGAGGAGGATTTTCCTTAGAGCGGTCCTATTCTTCGTCGCTCCATGAACATTAGGGCGGCCGATTCATCGATGCTCGGCACCGAGTCCTCGTTCTTTTTCGGGTTATGTATGAAGTCTTGGATGCTCATTTGACTTACCTAAGTCAAATAATCCGAGACCCCCTTAAAAACCCTTCCCCCACGTTCACCGAGCCAATAAGGAAGCCCCTCAAGGCGGGAGCCATTAGTGCCGCGAAGTCACCGAATGCCTCAGTGCGGATTCAACGATGAAGTCGGCCGCGGCGGCATCCAGCACGGCGAAGCCAACCCCCTTATAAATCGATGCATCGCTGACCTCACACTTAACTCCCCTCAATGCCTCCCCCAACTCCACCAGCTTAACTCCCCTCAAGTCCTCCCCCGCCTCATTAATTGCGTTCCTGGTATCAACCAAGACGCATCCAACTCGCTCTATCAATTTCCTCCCCAACTCAACCACGGGCCTCGGTGCACCAATGCTGGCCACGTGCCTCCTTCCCCTCGGCACATCCTCCACTATGGGCGACGTGCTTGACGTGGTTAGTACAATAATGTCGGAGCTAAGCAAATCGCTGAGCTCAACCGCTTCTCCCCCGAACTCCTCAGCCAATGTCCTTGCCTTATCCATTCTCCTTCCCCACACCAATACGCGCCTCGGCCTCAATGCCTCCCTAAGCAGCAATAAGTGATACCGCGCCTCAACCCCGGTCCCCACAATCCCCAGCGACGATGTGGGCGCATTAACTACCCTAGCCCCAATCGCTGTAGCGGCCGCCGTCCTAATCCCGGTCAATGCCTCGCCATCAATCAATGCAACTAGGCTGCCCCCCTCATCGAAGTAAGCCGCCGTCGCCGTGACTGTGGGCAACCCAATCCCGGCATTGCCTGGATGCACGCCCACTACCTTAACGGTGACTCCGCCCCCAACATAGCCCGGCATGACTCCCCACCAATCGCTCCCTATATTGAATGAGAGTCGAGGCGGCGCAATGCCTAAGCCAGATGCATGGGCGATCAATGCCCGGCTCAAGTGATTGAGGAAATCCTCAAGCCTCGTCATCACGCCCTCAATAACTTGATCACCGCTAATCCAATTAACCACGAATAATAATGCATCCACTAACAAATAAAAAGCTTTATTATTAAGGAAATAAGTGGGGCATTGCTTCATAACCATGAGTTGAGCGTAGCTTAATGCATTGCTTTGCCGAGAAACATGGTGAGTAACGCCCGAGAATGATAAGGCACGTATTTTTAAGTTGATAATCGCTATGGAGCGTGTTTTCGCTATTATTTGTCTCTCACCGGCTTTGGCGTCGTTCATGGTTGGGCATTAAATGAAGGTCACGAGGGATTCCGTGGGTTGAGGGGTCTTCTTTTCTGGTAATGATTCTTTAATTGCTTGTGATGGCGGGCCCGGTGGGATTTGAACCCACGGCCTACGGCTTCGCAGGGTCGGCCCAAATTGGTCCGCCGCTCTGATTCCATGCTGAGCTACGGGCCCCTCCTTGATTCTGGGCAAATGCTTTAAAAGGATTGCTCCCCACCCTATCTTTATGCCGTACCTAGTGGCGTCCGATTACCATAATACCCTCGCGGCTCGGCTTAATGACTCATATATTGTCAGGGCGGAGGTCGAGGAGGCCGTTGCCGATTATGTTAGGTCGGGGGGCCTTTTTGCTGTGGTGACCAGCGGCACTCATAGGCATGTATCGCTGGATAGGTTGCGGGGCCTCATAATAATGGTGATAGAGAATGGGCTAGTTATTGAGATGCCTGGCTCAGGTAAATTAATGCTGGAGCCCAATGATTGGCCCCAAGCCAGGGAACGCGCTGCCGCACTATTGGCCGAGCGTGGCATTCCATTCTATAGGGGGGAGAGCAGCATATTTATCAATGAGGCTAGGGGAGTATTGGAGCCGCTCAGCGATGAATTGCTTCGGCTCGGCGTTAGGATTGAGTGGAATAGGAGGAGCGCCGCGTTGATGCCCGTGGGTTTCAATAAGGGCTCCGCGATTAGGTTTCTCCGGCGCGCCTTGGCTCCCGATGCTGTTGTTGCCGTGGGCGATGCCGAGAACGATATACCGATGCTGAGGGAGGCCGATGTGGCCGTGGCGGTGGGCAATGCCGAGCCCACTGTGAAGAGCATGGCTAAGTACGTGGTGCGGGAGGATGGGTTTGGAGTAATGGATGTTTTAAGCATGGTTAGGGATTGGGGAAAGGCTTATTAACTCAGTTATACTAGTAATTCCATGAGTTCCAGTACATCCGATAAAGACGCACAACAAGAAAAGAAGCAGGTCACGATAAAGGGCATAGACAAGGAACTATATGAGAAGGCGGTTCAATTATCCAGGGAAATGGGAATGACGGCGGGCGAACTAGTGAACAAGGCGCTTCGAACGGTCATGTCGGTGACCGATGCAGCCACAAAGACCGTGGCCGGCGCAGTGCAGGCAGTTGGGGAATCAGGCAAGGCATTTGCCGAGGGAGCGAAGGGGGTTAAGGTCGTGACGGGGATCGATGATCTAACAATAACGAAGGCCGACCTCGAGTCAAGCGATTCTCCCATATCATTCAGGGGAATAAAGAGGCTGGAATTCGCGGACGACGTCGATTGGGACACATTTAATGCCAAGGTGAGCTCCATAGTGATGTGCGGCACGGTCGTGCTTCCCCGC harbors:
- a CDS encoding 50S ribosomal protein L22, with the protein product MSWSVDYGDLIELVRRRFGVSIGEDQVARARATFRISWKSSIDVARAIKGLTLEQAKQYLESVVRGEAPVPVKGHDKKRPHHSVPWRGWPVARWPKRTAEAYLELLENLEGNCTYKGLNASNVVIIHAASSKGAKIPGYMQRAFGRSSPWYNYEVNVEVAAAELPTELVPKKLSPSRILKNS
- a CDS encoding uracil phosphoribosyltransferase encodes the protein MTITVIDHPLAQSIITMLRDKRTGQIEFRKGLVRLGRLMGYEVAKSFPTRXVEVETPLGVRTRGVXMDMGDVVIIQILRAAMPMVEGLLKVFPMARMGVISAKRREETHERGSMEFEIEMNYVRIPRIQRDTTVMVVDPMLATGSTMIAALNTVREKGEPRRMILINAIGTKQAIDRVLGRYPQADIYLAAIDPEINENGYIIPGLGDAGDRAYGEA